From Methanotorris formicicus Mc-S-70:
ATCTGTCTGAACTTATATTTAAACTTTTCAGTATATTCATGAGTAGATTTAAGGTAGTGTCTTTTTCTTTTTCATCTTTAATAGTTTTTTCTAACTCCAAATAAAGCCCTACACCATCAACATTGTCAATAGATACCTCAATATCTCCTTTTTTGTATATCTCCCTAATCTTCCTTATTGGTGGAACTTTTTTGAATCCCAATTTTTCAAGGATTTTTTCCATTTTATACCCATTTTCTATTTTAACCTCAATCTCCTCTCTCGTTTTTGATATTTTGTCAATTTTTGGACCTTTATAGGTTATAAACCATAAGTTGTTTTCTTTTCTTATCCTCAACGCCTCATCCGTCTTTGCAAAATCCCTATCAATCCCATTAAAATAAATATCTACTTGTTCTTTAACCTCTTTCTTTTCAAATCCAAGGTCTTTTAATATTTTTTTTATGTTTTCCAGTTCATCTTCATTTATCTTTGCCTTTATCTCAACCTCTATCATAAAACCACCTTAA
This genomic window contains:
- the cyaB gene encoding class IV adenylate cyclase; the protein is MIEVEIKAKINEDELENIKKILKDLGFEKKEVKEQVDIYFNGIDRDFAKTDEALRIRKENNLWFITYKGPKIDKISKTREEIEVKIENGYKMEKILEKLGFKKVPPIRKIREIYKKGDIEVSIDNVDGVGLYLELEKTIKDEKEKDTTLNLLMNILKSLNISSDRLERKSYLELLHKRGC